Below is a window of Paramagnetospirillum magneticum AMB-1 DNA.
CCCTGCGCCTTTCTGCCGCTGGCCCGGCGCACCGGCCTGATCCGGCGCATCGACCTGACCATGGCCGACCGGGCGCTGAACATCTGCGCCGGCTTCGGCACCGGCGAGAACGCGCCTTTCGTGGCCATCAACGTCTCGGCCTGGCACCTGCGCGACCGCACCCTGGTCGACACCTTGAAGCGCATGCTGGAACAGCATGGCCTGCCACCCCGTCGCATATGCGTCGAGATCACCGAGACCATGCTGATCGACGAGACCTCGGACGCCGATTCCATGCTGGCCGAGTTGCGCGATTGCGGCATCCGGGTGGCTCTGGACGATTTCGGCACCGGCTTTTCCCCGCTGGCCTTCCTTTACCGCCTGCCCATCGACATCCTGAAGATCGACGGCAGCCTGGTGGAGGGCATCGAGGCCTCGCCCCGTCAGAGGGATGTTCTCGAAGGAATGCGGGAACTGTGCGCACGCCTGGGCATCGATGTCATCGTCGAGGGCATCGAGACCGAGGACACCACCCGCATTCTGCTGGAATTGGGCTTCACGCTGGGCCAGGGAACCCGCTTTGCCGCTCCCGGCGCGGTGGACGAGACCTTGAAGCGGAGGGTGTCATGAGCGACATGACGGCCAATGCTACCCTCTCGCAGG
It encodes the following:
- a CDS encoding EAL domain-containing protein yields the protein MLTRDVAAGEVIFRQGEAAEVAYLIEAGTIRIQQEIGGETRPLARLGPGEVFGELGVIDGAPRSATALAETPARLVMVRGDKIQQSIARSDPFFAELMRKLVGRLRQSRAADDSDVMAALQSSDFGPGYEEILRERDIAEGIIRGEIEPFLQPIVDLRTGAIKGYETLARWRSEKFGLMTPCAFLPLARRTGLIRRIDLTMADRALNICAGFGTGENAPFVAINVSAWHLRDRTLVDTLKRMLEQHGLPPRRICVEITETMLIDETSDADSMLAELRDCGIRVALDDFGTGFSPLAFLYRLPIDILKIDGSLVEGIEASPRQRDVLEGMRELCARLGIDVIVEGIETEDTTRILLELGFTLGQGTRFAAPGAVDETLKRRVS